Genomic segment of Gigantopelta aegis isolate Gae_Host chromosome 10, Gae_host_genome, whole genome shotgun sequence:
ctgcccgtgaatgtcagaccgatatcatcttcggttcaattaaaagacaagttttttataaacccctttgcacttttttgtaggcaaaataaggagtatgtcttttctcaaagtctaccaacacacaataatatgataaccaaactactccccctgccccccccctttttttttaagtgtaaaactaggcttacgatgttttgtgaatattgGTCATATTCATGATATTGCAGTTCAAAAAATTGTCTTAACGAAAACAAAATTGCAAAAGCAGTTTGCTTTATCTACAGTACACATTGCTCCAAGTTGAAAATtcacaaagaaatgttgcacTTTGGTTAACATAAAACCTTTGTAtaacattttgacaatttaTGTGAACATTCAAGTTTACTAGTTAAGCCTCAAagagttatcttcccatttatatttcacaaccaaaaaatgtattaataaatattataatataatattattattattacgttGCCAAAATCACACTTAACATTACATCTTATACTATTGTGCATTCTATATTAACTATGAAGGGTTAAACATACCTGATAATGTTCTGTTTGATGTAATTTTTTCTAACCGGTCCTGCCATATGATGTTTTCCTTCGTGTACCGCTATtccttgttttaattttctacAAATTCTTTAGAGCattcataaaatttaatatgtgaTACAATGGAAGTCCTCTATCACAGGGCAAACAACCATTAAAAATCGCGGGTACGTCAGTATGTCTGAATAAGCGTACAAGATGAGGATTAATCTCTCCCACCATCCCCACACCAACAGTAACAGTGATGGATGGTAACAGTATGGCTATTTTAAAGACAATAATTCTGatttaaaggagaccggacaccaaaccatatatacggcgtaatgaatttgtttgccgtcataaaccacaactaccgcgctccccttaATGACCaagttaagcgtgccagtcttggttggggtggggggtgggggaattcgccgatctccgatgtttgccggaaactgtcgacaattgatgagctagacccgtgacgtcatcgatgaaaGGAAAActgaatgatgatgatgataactagtttaacgtgcccatataccactagggtttcgaacacgcccatctcgagtccgacctccgataagatcagtggcctgactcgggatggaggggggggggggggggtgttgaaaatgggcagaattttgaaaatagcaattagtaaaaaagttaataaaataaattaaaaaaattaaaaagttacaagccaaaaataaaaaaggattgactgctcggccgaatatttatataatttggagcattttagaacgacagtccaaaattaaataagagaaagaagagaggatcggactatttaataatattaaaaaaagaagaagtaatttcgacataaaattttgaacgcagatctaaaagtttaaagtccgatcgatatgtccacgcgagtggcctcgttaaggccgtttgggtgcacagcttaaagggacgagatgggttgcatcccgtcaagaaaacccctagattgacagtcgatagaccttgaaggtgtagtgctgtgctgaaatacagatcttgagaagccggatccgtctgaacgagagaaaactgaagaaactaccaagcagcatggacgaatttagcgattcgagtgacgaagaattgtgtccagctggtgctaatggcatcaaacagtgtcagtttgaaccacttatcagagactttgtccctaatccgGGAAATGTTGTCATAGACAaaaattcggatgaatcaactgccgacgaagacgaggaagccacacggtcatagactagcatacaagcattttttataacataattttttatgacttttttaatgtaaactgaagcaaatggaccaaATTAGAAGGAAagcacaaaatgtaataatatttcatcataaatcttgttcaccgtagatgtaaatatgacacgtcagtggatatttTAGAGaccgatttcgcaaatttgcaaaaagcgtcccctcctcaccaaagcaagatataataattgaaCAAAATACTAAATTAGCACAATTTTCTTTGTTAGCTTAACTAGTtatcctccaagttttaatgtgtttggttaaactgtgtttttttaattattaagaaaatgtgttaccagtctgccgaaactgtccacagccgggtacagaaacacagaaatgttggaaaatattatactgttgcgacatactgacaatcaatttacaactaatatgtcttatcgacaatattattatgtagtctttgcatttattaatataaaatacaacaggcccgtaggaactggagaggggcgggcctaggggcttgttctctATCACACACTCAAGGATGAAAatctatgttttaaattttcactactctacataaataaagataatacaaagataaaaatctagatTGTATCCTTCACTTGTattccccctccaccccacacttcaaatatcgttcctacaggcctgtacaaatgtagataatatgtagCGGGTGAGGTTAGgagccagttccttttatctttaggattttgtaatcatgatttcaaaccaactgtttcaggtagtttgctccacatactgacataaaacacatttgttatatattggaatgaaataaaaataattacaatatatccagtgttattttttttaatcattcatggaggaagaaggaagtcctgatgaaaatatattacaggtaaaacaaaataatatatgatgcttattccatgtggtaactattgttaatttgctttaaattgctagatgccaaaagtgattaattatattattttatggtaacagtcgaaaattagacgaccaattgtttcaacctctgccaaaggtaccaggtttactgccagaaaataatttgagagtacgtaataaaacagcacacacacacacttgtgagCTTTTTTTAGCACACTAATTCTTGCCATTGTgaccaaaatctgatgtagagtttatacccggtccgtcagtgccccccccccccccccaccacacacacaccaccaccacctcccaaagtcgttcctacgggcctgtaaaaactaaatatattcaaaggagtatattgggtagttataggtttgaaatgttttttttattggacattttatttcatgcacttttaaaaaatttaaacagcaattatgttactataatctatcgaaaaaataaaacatatatatatatatatatatatatatatatatatatatatatatatatagatatatatatatatatatatatatagatatagatacacattaatttctgagattttttagtacagacatgtaagtttaccctccgcaccctctggcagaaacctagGGTAGGTAAACAAtcatttggtgtagagtatttttaatatgacatacagaaagcattgaaaagtacaattttattatgctttaataatcgacattagctttaaaactaattaaccatcattccttctggccagagtACGTATGTTGTTCCTGCCTTAATTTGAaagacaatatactgaactgacgataaacatcgttaactaacgtaataattcacgttttgaagctGTTTTGTTATGTTAACAGACCAACGAGAccaagagacgttagtatggagtcgttatgggctgtcggtgaaaattaatttggtaattataggtaaataaatgtgaagtttaaatattcgtatgtgaacaaattgcaataactttatttaatgtatatctaagtacatacttgttttaattttcacatagtAAATGTAcaataacctgctgtatttagttggtgttcgacgacaataatgcgtccatgttttaaaacaactttcgtttttttggaaatcgaaaccaCGATTttggccgtttcttgggatacattgctgttactgttgccgttaaacactgcgcagttaatcatcatataattacgtcgacagtatataataacactaattatcatgtaaattaaatttccgataaacctggagacaaaaaaaagacgacgactaaaaggcacaaccaaagaatcaacacgtgtaccggtattgcttgataactctcaccgatgacgtattgcctcgctttcgttcagatccatgcataatcccgcccacttcaGTTTTTATCCCAAAGctaagacgcgcagctgaccggtgACTCGCAGCGAGCCGTGCGTTcgagtaatgcggtctttgacgctgacttaatccattacacactacatgtcttttggtgtccggtctcctttaaatCAATGAATCAAGTAGCAGCAGTAGGTCAAAGACAGGTAGTAGCAGTAGATCAAAGACAGGTAGCAACAGAAGGTCAAAGACAGGTAGTTAGCAGTAGGTCAAAGACAGGTAGCAACAGAAGGTCAAAGACAGGCAGCAGCAGAAGGTCAAAGACAGGTAGCAACAGAAGGTCAAAGACAGGCAGCAGCAGAAGGTCAAAGACAGGTAGCAACAGCAGGTCAAAGACAGGTAGCAGCAGAAGGTCAAAGACAGGTAGTAGCAGTAGGTCAAAGACAGGTAGCAGCAGAAGGTCAAAGACAGGTAGTAGCAGTAGGTCAAAGACAGGCATCAGCAGAAGGTCAAATACAGGCATTAGCAGAAGGTCAAAGACAGGTAGCAGCAGAAGGCCAAAGACAGGTACAAGCATTTTAGGCAGACTTTGGGACATGTTATTTGTACTTTTTCTTGTACGTTTTGGCAGTTAACAATTTTGTTTCAAAAGCTTGGTACTCACGTTGTTATGtagtaaaacacaaacaattgtTAAATGTACTATTGTTTGAATGAGGAATTGTTAATctttatgtaaatttaaaaaaagaagaagaagtattaacaaatatgttaaatatgttattttatgaaACCTATGGACATAAAGTGACACTCACCTAGGAACTATTTGTTTTTGCTAAATGTCGCCACTAAACATATCACAAGATTAATActctagattttaaaaacattttttattcatttagtaGATTCAATGCAATGTTATATTTTGCAAACATAGAAGAGTTcagatatataatttaaaaaaaatatatagaattgTAGGTGAACAAGAAATTAAACTCTGGAAATTAAGTAAGCGCCACCTAGTTTTGACCCTGTGGCTTATACTTCTCAAGTAATTGTGaatacaaaacaaagaaattaaCGTGCTAGGTTTTattcagtaaactagtctgggaggggcagtcctctttgtgacgATGCAAGAGAGATGTAAtcttcagtaaaggatctcctcagaAGTGGTTGTCCTCGTATATACAaagcactagatagagatttatgaaatcaaccactattttgccaaatatccATTGGACTCGGTAATGTACAGATATGACGTCTTCTTTAtgaataacggttttgtcgATCAAATTATGTGTACACAGAGGATATTGAACATTTAatgtattctgaagaaaaagaCAGGAAACATAAATACGTATGAAAATGTATGGTAATAAACTATGGAGCTGAAATCACACTGATACACATCTCATAAGTAACTTACTCATGTCATCTCGGTAACTACCCTTAAATATAGAATATGAGGccaaaaaggatttaattatcccctgcgccaatgCGTtattatctatgtatgtaatagtcaaatacgacatacatacaatatatagatattcatacatacatacatacatacatacatacacattgcatacatacatacatacatacatacatacatacatacacattacatacatacacattacatacatacatacatacatacatacatacatacacattacatacatacatcaatacatacatacatacacattacatacatacatacatacatacatacacattacatacatacatacatacatacatgtaaccatgtaggttttattgttttaatgattttattatgcACAACGCACATGCACCGAAACTTTTGGCTAGGAGCTGTAGGGACATGCATTTACCTGTCTTTACATCTGACCTCTGACCAGGGACAGTGACGATCAACCAATAGACTGGCCAGCTGTATTTGACCCAGTTGGTGACTATTCACTGTCACTCACCTGACATTTCTTAACGCATCACGAGCTGCACAGGCCACGCACTCATCTGCTTTCAATCTTACACTGGAATAATTGGTGagttatatttctacttttctaattcactttactaacatataaagtacagtttataaattacaaataaggtttaaataaataactacttcaATTAACATTTACTTTGATAAAGGAATAAACTGAATTAATGTAAGTATTAGAATTTGGGCGTGGCACTTACGCTGTAACAATAATGGATATTCCTATAGCcaagccataattaaatgagtcgttattattgttttagaaatgtgtatgaatagtgtgtatgtgtgtatattaaattagaaaTGTATTCGTTTTAGTTTACTTGTTTCTTGTAGACGTTTGACGCTTTTTCATCATGTTACCGCCctaaagcccacagctaaaggtaTTGGTATTTCAATGGGTCTAGGTAAACCGTATCACCTGTGGAGATAATGTTTTGTGTAGCttacctttattttattatactgtatatcgccatatgtgtaattgtttgctgtaaataatgatttaagattATCGGCGATTGATTAATGTTCAGTTGTTTAACGTACGGTAATTCTGTATGTGTATTATgtctatatttgatgtttactGTGGCGATGTTAACTATTGCTCAGTGTAtcgttctttcttttgtttaagcGATTTGCTATTATCTGTAGATAATAACTAGACTgcagagtatttatatatattttaatgcgttttaatatggtgttttaagactgtttatgtatagtgtgaatgcattttaataatgctatttttgtttatagggtttgtttgactatatatatccTTATTCTCCGGAATAAAGAACCCTGTTAAAATATCTTCACCGAGTCCAGTTGTCTTTTCGGGGAAGtaacacattacatacatacatacatacatatatgcatagaTACTATTTGATTCTTCAATGTTGATCACATTGACAGGTAGCCAACAACAGGCGTCACCACTAGATCATTTGCGCATTCCCCAGTTTCGATAGGCTTTCCCAGTTTCTACTTCCTGGATCGCTACTGCTAACAGCCTGTTAAAACAAGATTATTTCTAGTCCCCGGGAAATATTACAAAACAGGTTGTAACTCAATTTCTGCAAGTACGTACAGCACATAAGGACAACTACCGTAGAAGACTCATTTCAATGTAAAAACCTAAAATGACCTTATTGATTACAAAATCCAACATAACTCATCTTGAACCTGGCGATTTATTGGAGTTTAAACGAGGACTCTACTCCCACTGGGCGGTTTATAAAGGTAAACttaattacacaatttataGGTATATAAACTGTAAacagtatttaataaaatataataattgctTTAGTGTTTTAGTGCTTATACAAGCTCGTACAAAATGTCTCGTTAAACTTAGGTTattttacagcaataattctaGCCATGTCGAACGTTTATCAGTAGCTTTCAACTTAGTATGAAATCGTTGTCGTCTTGTAATTTACAGTTTGTTACAGTgccacatatttatttatttttatttttattattatgttttaaaaactgatcCCAAGTTATTTTAGTTTATGAACGCCCCTTGCGACTAATGGATATTTCGTATCACCAAATACAGTCTGTGACGGCCAGAAATTACGTGTGtgttacagtgtgtgtgtgtgttacagtgtcactgtgtgtatgtgtgttacagtgtgtatacatgtgttacagtgagtgtgtgtctctctctctctctgtgtgtgtgtgtgtattatctttgtgtgtgtgtgttgtgtgtatatattctttgtatgtgtgtgtgttatgtgtgtgttgtgtctgtatatctgtgtgtgtaggggtgggggtgggtggggggagggggggagattGTCAGTACAATGGTCTGGGGTCAAGTAGTGTCGAAAGTCTGGGCCTGCCAGAGCATTTCGGAGGCATACTCACCCGAAAAAACGTTTCCAGCCGTCTGTCCACTGTAACGGAGAGACGTTTTTGtatgttgggggtggggtgggggtgggaaggGCACCTTACTCCTTCTCTATTTCATATCTTTCTTCTCTTGCTCTTCTTATCATTTTTGTTCTCCTTATCCTTGTTTTACACttcttttaattcttccccCCTATTGTACTTCTCCTTTTGTTCTCCTTTTtgttctccccccccctccccccactcctgctgttattattatatcactCTTCATACCGCCAGGTGACGAGGAAGTTATTCATCTAGCTGGGGAAGATGGAGACGGGCTGGATGTTAACGTTCAACATTCGTTTACGATCGGAGGCAAAATGTTCAACAAAGCCAACGTCAGGGTCGACAACCTTTGGAATGTTGTTGCTGGGTCCCATGCATATAGAAATAATTCCAATGACCACAAAatgaagtaaatattttataattaatcacttatcactggcataggaagtggggtgggcaaggggggcatgtgccccacttcagatattttgctttataatagtgtgtaaatataaaaatatccctCCCCCACTTTTTagtaccttcctacgccactgcctATATGATTAACAAGGAAACCTACACCACCTCTATATGATTAACTCTAATAAGTAACAATAGCCTTGTTGGTGTATTTTCTTGAAAAATGAAAGAAACGAAAAAACGGGTAATTGAAACATGTAATACTAATTTTTAAGTGCTAAATCAAAGTagtttttacacacacacacacacacacattatgcATGGGTAAAACTATTACATCATAGGCACATTTTATGGccaaattattaatattctgTAACAAGCGTCTAAAACGTATGGTAGAGggtattaatattagtatgtatgtatgggatGTGTGATGTATTAGGTGGCTCTGTATctttgatatttcacacccattactataTGGTTATTTGCCACCATTAGTGAACAGTTCAGGCCCATAGGTccaatattgttaaaatagcaaaataaataaattaataaaaacattttttttttaaatactgaaataaaataaaatgcaacatGAGACAGGATGGCAATAAGTGCAATATGCGTTGCGTTTCTTTTTGAGTCTGTTGCTATTtgaacaatatttgacctatgggCTTAAGATATTCACTAATTGTagcatatattcatatatttaatgAGTGTGAAAGACCAAAGTTACAGTCCccatacattttaatacaattccaTATCCAGTAGAGTTATCTACCCGATGTagaaaaaaagtttcttaaaatttgttgtttaacgataccgTACTCtttagagcaccttgatttattaataatcggctattggatttcaaacatttggtaaatttgatgTAT
This window contains:
- the LOC121383957 gene encoding phospholipase A and acyltransferase 3-like, yielding MTLLITKSNITHLEPGDLLEFKRGLYSHWAVYKGDEEVIHLAGEDGDGLDVNVQHSFTIGGKMFNKANVRVDNLWNVVAGSHAYRNNSNDHKMKPLDKREIVERAMSRIGRVGYNLIYRNCEHFATWCRYNIEKSGQVESFVTGALVGLAAVAAAGMAYAFSGTKTRKQREEEEQ